gacagtacagtacagactgtacagtacagacagtaaactacagacagtacagacagtacagtacagacagtacggacagtacagtacagacagtacagtacagacagtaaAGTATAGTCATTACAGACAGTACggacagtacagtacagacagtatagtacagacagtacagacagtacactacagacagtacagtacagtcagtACAGACAGTACggacagtacagtacagacagtacactacagacagtacagtacagtcagtACAGACAGTACggacagtacagtacagacagtacagtacaggcagtacagacagtacagtacagacagtacagacagtaAACTACAGACAGTACAGGcagtacagacagtacagacagtaaactacagacagtacagacagtacggacagtacagtacagactgtacagtacagacagtacagacaatacagacagtacagacagtacGGTACAGACAGTAAACTAcagacagtacagacagtacagtacagacagtacagCATGAGACTCGGTGTCGCCGTTTGATCACCAGAGGTCAAAGAGACTCAACCAATCaacctctgaaacacacaaacaagacaacaatATTCTCAATTGACTGTTCAAGAACCTGTATAAAGaggtaaaaatgtgtgtgcgtgtgtgtgtgtgtgtaggcggAGCTCACTGACTGTGTCTCCATGTTAGTTGGGAACAATGAGAGGATCCAGGCCATCATCAGTCAGCTGGAGGAAACCTGCAGAGCCGTCAACGTGAGTCCAGCCGACACCTTCTCACCTCATCCACTCAGCTgtgcctgcagcagctccacgGATGATTTTAGATTAATAATCTATGAAACGATGAACCTGCAGTGAACCACCAGCTGAATCCGCAGCTCGAGTTCACGCAGCTTCTtcctgactgttttctgttctggTTCGCTGACAACCTCTCGTAGCATCAGAGAGAAAGACgccacaggcagacagacagttagGTAGTAGCTGGAGGACAGGGTGGACACAAACCAGAGAAAGCCAGACACATTGAGCTGAAATCCAGGTGAACCATCATGTTGTCACTGCTGGATGTGAAGATAAGCTCAGTGCTAACAGGTTCAAatcttcatttcttcttctactgttaTTGTAGCAGCTTTTTACTTTAGTAcgtttttactttttaaatgaaacgAGGAACGAATGGCTCCGTTCACTTTATTGTATTGAACTTGAACAAAAGCAGTTTCTTCCCGTGTAGGCTGAATGTTGTGCACACAGAGAATAACCAGGAATCACTGCAACATCACAGCAGGTTTAAGCTCTACGTGCTGCACACCTGGTTTACCTGGCGTTCTGTATGTTCAGGAGAATGGACGCAGACAGAAGTCGAAGGTGTGCGAGATGTTTGATCACCTGTACgctctgctggaggagaggaaaggtgagatGATTCTGAGGATCAACgctgagcaggaggagaaacTCGACTACATCAGAGGTCTGAGGAAGAAGCACGGCGAACACCTGGAGAACACGGCCAAGCTGCTGGAGACCGCCATCCAGACCCTGGACGAGTCTGAGATGGCCGTGTTCCTGCAGGTGAACCTGAACGCACTGAGCCTGCTTAAAACAGGAAGTTGAAGTTGGAAGCCCGACAGGAAGTTGTCAAAATAAACCAACCGAGCTAACTGTCATCAGCTCGTTCCTCTGAAACAGTTAGGGGATGTTAATATTTCCTtcatttctttacaaaaaaCCTCACTTTGTAAGGTTGAAGTAAAATGTGAATCCATattaagaaaaagtaaaagaccTTTTCTTGCTTACACAAACAGTTCAGACTATGCTCCCATCAGCCAAACCACCAGCAATGATTCGTTGTAAGAACCAAACCATCCTATTAAGTTTCCTGCAGTCCCTTACAGAGTTGGACGGACGAGTCTTGGATTCAGTTGTCTGGAAAGACTCGTGTGATTGGTTGACAGACGAAGTGTGAGCATGGAGTTGTGATCATCACAATACTGTGCATGTTCTCCTCTAAAACCACAAGTGTTTATTTGAAGAGCTGAACTCACAATGTCGTTTCTCCTCTCACAGACCACCAAACCTCTTCTTCAGAAGTGAGTGTCTCAGTGTTAGCTCCTAATCTCATAGTCTCTGCAGCGCTAACAGGAGGTATCATTACAGTGTTGATATTTTATCGTCAGGATTGTGGAGGGCACCGACATGTCACATCTCGACAAAGTCCAACATGGGTATGAGAAAATGGAACATTTCACAGCTAACTTTGATCAACAGAGGAGAGCTCTGATGAGCGTCGACTTCATCAAACGTAAGAAACACGTCTTCTTCCGATTGTCCAATCACAGACAAGCCTCCTAAgttattcaaataaataaatacacaatgcAGTAGTTTATAGTAGCATTTAACTGAAGTTCATGCTGTGTTTGCATGGCGCTACTATCATTCAATATAGTGTTAGCTGTTGCTGCTATTGTAAAACATGTGCAGACATGTGGTGCATTCATGGTGACCCCAACTGTGGTTAATGTTACACTTGTTTCATTATGTGACTTAAAGTTAGAACCGCTAACTGTAACATGTTAGCACGGAGCTAACTTCACTGCACTGTGTTCTCTCTTCAGTTGATGAAGATGACGATGGCGAAGATGAAGGAGTGGAGGTCAGAGGGACGACAGCAGAAAGTCAAACCGCGGAGCAGCACGCTGCAGGaccctcagccaatcagcagcctcctctgtctcttgttCAACTCTCAGCTCCACCCCCTCAGAGACCCAATGAGGCTCCACCCACCACTACTACACAGACCAAAAGCCCCGTCCTCTCATCAGCTAGTCAGGCCCCGCCCCCACTCCCCACTGCCAGCCCCACCCCTCAGGTATGACATCACGTGTGGCTGGAAAatattgtcagtgttgttgtttttacagtcgatcttcttcttcttctcctcctggtGCTGCAGGTTCGGTCTGACCAGCAGGGTGAGCCGGAGGACAAGGACGGACCCAAACACGTCTTCTCCTTCAGCTGGCTCAACCAGAAGTAGAACCGGTAGAACCGGTGACAGCAGTCTCTCATAATGTTCCACATTCTTCCGTCAGACCGATTTCCTCACAGGACGTTTTTTAAAAGTGACAAACATCTGAATTTTAgacattttgctgtttaaacacacacgcaggttTTCTGGCCAATTAAAagtgtttgaatgaaatgttgaaTAAATGATTGTTTTATTACGAAGCGGATGGTCTGATTTGTCCAACCGTCTGCTTTAGAGACATGTTGAGTTGTTGTGACGGCAGCCTGCAGCTTGTCACACTTTCGATCAGTCGAGTCGCCGTGACGAGTCGAGCTGAGGGCGTTTTCTGAATCACGTTTATACTCTGTGGCTGAAGGTGGTTTCACCTTTCAGCCCTCCAGTTGACCCcttaatgaagaaataaaatgatatgTCCTGACTCAGCTGAAACGCCGCAGGACGTGTAGACCACATAACCTTTCCGGTAGGTTTCCATCGTacgtatttttattttcactgtattcatttacatgaataaaaataaaacttgacaaacaacaaaagcgAAGCCTGAGTTAATGTCTCTGTGTCCAGATGTTAACGTCCAGACAGATGTTGATTCAGATGCTCACAACTGCAGCTTTCCAAGCAGCACTGAGCAGCCTGTAGTGTTGCTTCAGGACACTGACAGTGGTGTTAGTGTGTTGAATTTATCTAAAGgtgcaaacacaacattcacatcagttgtttttattctttgttctCTGATTGACTCAGAGTAAAGTACGGTGGCCTAGAAGCTGCTCTGAGGCTGAGAGTGACCTTCAACACTTTTATTGGAAATACAAAATGCGATTCTTGCACCAACAAAAGATTCAGAGCATCAAACCATCAGTCACAagacaaacatccaaacatcTGACCAATCAAATCTGATTTTACTGACAGGTTCAACTGtcaaaagtgtgaaaatatCATAAATCCTTTTCCCCAGTCATTTCTCATATCTCAGATATCAAATATCACATTGTCTTCTATACAGTTAATTATAACAATAATGTCATAATGATAatgtttttataatttgttAGTTTCTACACAGAGGAACTGTAGACATGAATAAATTTAATTGGTATGGGTTTGACccaaacatttgattttttattgattcattAATTGTAGCTTTTATTTATCACTGGTTTGATGAATAAATAACCCGCGTCTTCCACAGATTAAAAATTCGTCCGTGTCGAAGCACTAAAAGTAGTTGAAAGCAGTTGAAGTTTCAGAACGTTTGTGGTTGTAACATCACACTGACTCTGTCGGaggataaaatgatttaatacttgacaggaagtgaaagctTTGTGAATCTGAATCATTTTCCGAACGTGTCCATCATCTTACGGTTGCTGTCGGCCTGCTGGGCGATCTGCTCGGCTCGGGCCATCTCCAGGACCTCCCTGAGCAGGTGGAAAGTAAGGTCCAAAGAGATGGGAGGCTCTTCGGACCTCTTCCCCTTCTCCTCAGCATCCTCCACCTCGTCCTGCTGCTCCGCTCCGGCCTGCAGGAGGCgctgtgtgagctgcagcagagcccagttcactgctgctgatgaagatgaggaggatgatgaagagagCAGGTCTGGAGCAGCTGCAACAGCGGAGGATCCTCCGCCTCCACCCAGTCTGAGTGAGAACTCCTCCCCCAGGTGGAAGAGCAGCGGTCGGGGGAGGAGCAGGCGGTGGCTGGTCGGAGCGTCGACGGGTCGACCATCAGCAGGGCCGGGCAGGAAGGCAGCAAGCAGAGCTGCGGCCCACACCAACACGCTGAGCTTCATGTCTGCTCACAGCTTCAGTCTGAAGGAAAAGACACGAGAGGCTTTCAAAGTGCCTGCAAGGACAGTTTGTGGGGTCAGAAATCCCACAAGAGAGCACTGAGGAGCAACCTGTTAACTATAGGCAGAATTCAAAGGTAGCTCCACAAATACAAATCACCAGAGAAACCATCAATAGTTAGCTTTGGCTGTAGCCATAGCtacagttagctcagttagccacGGAGCTAGTGGTCCTGGTCTGCTGGACACAGTCTCCAGTTTGAGGACAGGGGACACAGTATGGAGGGGATTCACAACGACTCAGATGAGGACCATGACTGCGAGGACAAGAGGACACAGGCAAACAGGGACAGGAGAGACAcgaagcagcagaggacagacagaggtgGACATCAGCAGCTGGACAAAGCGGCGTGCAGAGCAGGAATCAAACCACAGCTgactgtggaaagacaaaccaagacgGTTTTGTTGAGTTTGATCTGGTTTCTGTCTCGTCTGAATGAAGTGCGTTTGACTCTGGGCTGACGAGGCGGTTCAGCTCGTCTCGATTTTTCGGTTTAGTAAGGAAAACAGGTGGAAGAATATTTGTTTCGTGGACATTTTGACATCTTGACACTTACACTTGTTGTAGGACTATTGCATCTAGTGGTACGaagtggtattacagacaggAAGGGCTGCGGCTAGCTAGTTAGCGTGCTAACAGTAGATATCTCTGCTACACAGCGCTACATGCTAATTCTTCCTGCGTGGGTTTAATGACGTTTAATCTTACAGTAGCAGTAGTTTATGTTGCAAGCATTTACTTAATTGAGATTAAATTGCTACAAACTTACCAGTTTGTCCTGCAgagcagctgtctgtctgtatgtctgtctgtctgtctgtcttcatccaCCTCAGTTGTGTCTGTCTCCACGTCTTcagtcaaacagaaacactcGAGCCTTTTCCACTTTATATATCAGTGAGCGTCAGGGAGGGAGGGGCTCTGCACGCGCTCAGACGCCTCGATGTGAAAGGAACTGATGAagacgatgatgatggtgatgagtCATAAATCATGCAGctgttaaatttatttttatatttcagcattcatcctcttcttcatgAGTTTGCTTCAGTCAGAGAGTCAccaccttcatcatcatcatcagtaaaTAGGATCCATTAGCAGCAGATTATTTCAGGTCAGGAGTGTTCAGATgcagctgattttgtttttctcacacaaacagcagctgacttcctgtttgttggAGGCGAGCGGATGGCGTGGACGGTGAAGACGATGAAGATGATGTGACCTTTCTCAGCTCGTCTCTCTGACCTTCATCTCCTGcaggaacagaaaacactgtgacacCTCGCAGGTTTCTCAGCCCGAGGGCGTCTCAACTTCAAAGGTGTTTCTGAAAAGTTTCAACCTGAAAATTTCGCGGCTCCAGAGGCCAACGTGTTCACCACCCAGTGGACGAGTTCTGCTCGCCGCTCTGGGTTCTGCTCTTTGTTCTCATTTTGATTTGTGTCACCTGGCCGACGCCGTGATGGTCGTTTGGCTCCTGAACTTCGCGGTCAGTTTCGGTCTCTCCTGCTGCAGGTACAAACTCATTCACGTCCTGTAAACCTCAGCCACATGGATTTTTAAAGAATCATTACTGAAACCATCCTGCAGCAGCCGCTCCTCttcagaaggagaaggagaagaaggagaagaagagctcTCTGCTGAGTATGATTAAATGAATCGACTCTTTAACTCCTTGTCTCGTGCTGATGATGCGAGCAGCCCCAGAGGATGCTGGGAGATGTGAGGTGACGGACAGTCAGGCTTCTGGGTTTGTTTGTGGGACGGCTGTGTGTCGGGGATGTTGGACTGAAGGTTTTTAACCTCATCAGACCACTTAGAAAGTCCTCGAAAAGCACATGAGCGCCGAGCAGAGGAACTCATTAAAGGAGCAGTCCACACTTTTATCATCACATGTCAGAAAAGGTTTGATTGTCAGTTTGAAAGTAACTCATTGTGTGTCGATCCTTGCAAACTGTGAAcataatcataaaataaaagtttgtattgaaaacagcagctcattAATTTAAACTCAGGACAGTTTgaagttttaatgtgtttaatccACTCTTGTGTttagtcttttcttcttctgtagaaataaataaaatggaataaagATCAAAGCTGTGAATCGTCTGGACAGTCGCAGGTTTGTTTAAAGGTCGATGTGTCAggaagctgcagctctgaacAGCCGGGAAAAATCCTCACCTGAATCTGAATCAGTTTGTCTGTAGCCTCACCCTCCATCCGCCCTTTAATGTGGAAAACCAAACCCCTCACAAACACCTTATGTGAAAGGCCCTTAATGAACAGAGGAAATAAGAGTTTAAAGGCTTCATTTCCACATGAAGGTGAAATATCTGACAGGTGTTATTAAGGTTTACGCTTGGACTCGGCTGCTAATTAATGAAATTTGAATCTGATTCTTCTTCACTGTTCAGAAGTTTAACCGATGAATGAAGGGAAACAATCATAGACTGGGATaagatagatcgatagatagatatactttattgatcccaggctgggaaattgcagcTAATtgcagataagataagataagataagatgagatatTCAcgttgtcacagcagcacaaggacaaCAGAATAAAGGTGCAAAGAGGTCGAGTAAAAAgtatacaaagtaaaaaatacaggcatattttcaccctttttaaagaaactatcaaaaacatttgcatcataaaaaaaataaatatctcaaaCTTACATAAATATGCGCTGAACTGAAATACACCCAGGATTTGTGGTTAATGATGAGTTATGATATGCTGAGGAATTTTTAATGGATTATCCGAGGTGTTTATCTGCACTGAAAATcaattattttcaattttcatgtGAAACAGGACGAGCGTCAGTTCTTCATGTatgttgcttttattgtgaaaagcgGGAGCGGAAGCAGCATGTCCTACAGTTGCTAACTTTGCGTCCGTGCCGCTCGCCGCGGGTCAGACCAAAGGAAGTCTAAAGGTCGTCTTTAGAAGGGCTGTAGCTCAGACCAGCCACAGTCCGACGACATGGCCGGACGGGACCGAGTCGTTCACCTGCTCAGACAGCTCGAGCGCGCGGCGTAAGTTTCTCTGACGTTCATTTCAGTCTGATTTCACGCTGAAGGTGAGAAGTGGAGCAAACAAACGTGATGACGTTCAAGCTGCAGAACCTCCGCTCGGTTGTTTTTCACCGCGGAGGAGAGAAAGTGACGCCGAACTCCATTGAGAAAAGTGCCAGTTTTCAGAGCGTTTGTGTTCACAGCGTGGTTCTCCCCCACGCACGACtcactttcattcatttagtaAACAAGGAAAGTTCGGCGTTCACGACACACTCTGGGAAGcgtttgtttttacttcataaCTTGTTTGTACACAAAGTCTCCTGTCACAAACGCGTCTCATTTTGTTACTTTGATTAGAGAGAATCAAAGGCTGATATTTCCTTTCTGGTTCTGCTGGATTGCGATGACAGAGCCTGAGGGCTCTGCTACACTCTCTTTAGACCACATGGGACCAGGACCAGACCTGCAAAGCTCAAGATTACATTTAAATCAGCCACACAGAACAAAGTTTATTTCATGAAAACAGCATTGTCAGGCATTTGATGTGACTTGAAGTTGTTCAGGAGTTGCTGTACAAACTGCCGTTAAAGATGCAGACTTGTGaatggagtgtttttgtgtgaacaGGTGCAGATGTCCGGCTCACTCCAACACCTTCCACCGAGGTACCCGCTCTACTTCCTTCTGCACATACCTGTCAAACGCTTTATCAATATTTAACTTCTGCTGACCAGTCAGTGTTGGTGATTTACTGGCTGATAACCTTTGGTCAGGACCACATGATGGACGCAGTTGGGTCTCTGAACAATCTGATTAACAATAAGGGATATTAATCACCACATGTCAGTCATCAGAAGCTTGCATGATGATTGATCTGGATCAATAATGGGTATCCACCCTCAGTCAATCAGTCATGAACACAGACGTTATCAGGTGCTGAGTTTCTGAGTTTTGCCTGCAGGTGCTGGAGCCGCGGCCTGCAGCGTCAGGACGACAGACTACGCCTTCGAGGTAACTCAACCAAACTGTGTTcaaaaaatgatcatttttaacTCATCTGAACCACGTCTGTTCACAgttcacattttattaaataccatttacatttcagtgtccCAGAGTAATCAAGTGACTTTTAGAATTTGGCATCTTGATGATTCTTGAGAATTAAAACTGTGGGTATTGAAGTATTTTAAAGTACTTTTAGCTccaaatttgaaatatttatggCTAAATGGACCTGAACAGCTTCGCTCAACAAAACCTCCAGCCTTTTATCTGAAtgtagttttgtttctgttttacttcAGTTTCTTCAGACATCAGAGTGACTTCACACGAGTGCAGTCATTTTACTGTTCTGTAGTAGCATTCAGCTGTGTGGTCTGCTTGGAGTATGAAAGATTTCAAGTATCATTAGTATAAATACATAGCATGTGTACTGCTTGAGTGTCGATGAGCTTTTAGTGTTTGTGACAAACACACGactttgttgtgtatttgtttctgtcagatGGCGAGTTCCAACATCAGATATGGAGAAGGAGTCAGCAGGGAGATCGGCATGGTAACCACACAGCACCACCATCACTATCATCACCAAGTTGTACCTCTGAGTGTCTGCCAGATGCCTGAAGTTACAAAGACTCACTAAGTGACtgcaaacatttctgtcaggcTTCTCCCTCTCTGAAGGACAGTCCACCTTAATAAGGAGGACAGATTCCCAATAAATGAGGTTGTTCTGTCCTCAGAGTGTTGTTGTACTCCGATTCACCTGCAGGACCTGCAGAACCTCGGAGCTCGGAACGTCTGCCTGATGACGGACAAGAATTTGTCCCTCCTGCCGCCGGTGAAGGCCGTCCTCGAGTCTCTGGCCGAGAACGGAGTCAAATACAAAGTGTTCGACAACGTCCGGGTGGAGCCCACCGACTCCAGGTGAGACGCAAAACTCACAGGTAACGTACGACCAGGGAGAACCCTGCTCCCTGATTGGCTGTCACACACTTACGAACTCCCCGCCGTCCACACAGTAACGATAACAGGAGCACTTTGGACTTTTGAACTGATGTTTGGACGTAGTCTTCATTACATCACTGCTGCCGGCTACGAAGGGCAATGACAAACTCTCAGGTGTCCACAGGTGTCCACCACTTTGTTCACATCAGGACACTTTCAGGTCTATTTGACTCTCAAAAGGTGTTTTTTATCAGGAATTGGTACATTAAGAGGACTTGGAGCAGGTTCCACACCTGCTGGTCAGTTTTTTTCTGAGTCTtggagtgtgtttctgtgtgtgttacagcttTAAAGAGGCCATCGCATTTGCGAAGAACGACTCGTTCGACGTGTTCGTGGCGGTGGGCGGGGGCTCTGTGATTGACACGTGTAAGGCAGCCAACCTGTACTCGTGCCACCCCGACGCCGACTTCCTGGACTTCGTCAACGCTCCGATTGGCAAAGGGAAGCCCATCACCGGAGCTCTGAAGCCGCTCATCGCAGGTAACAGGAAACACTCGGGTTACCGTGGCAACCACTGTGATTAAAGCTGAACAGGTAGGTGAGAGGAGGGGCCAGGATCAGGCCTCTGAGTGGATGATTGACAGTTGGCAGGTTAGATTAGTATGACAGTTCTAcgttttttctacattttggCTATTTAATGGACATCATTTGTCTTACATTAAGTTATTTAATtgcattaaataaaatttagttttttgaattattacgtttctgttgtcattttctctcattatttttaattttatgacgACAAATGACAGCTGGTGTCCAGCTGGTGTCTGAGCTGTGAGCTTAAAGCTGCTCGCTGAGCTGATGGAAGATCAAACTTTGGCGAAATGGGAGTTAAAGGGTTCTTGACTTTTCAGGCCGTAAACTCACCGCTGAGGTGTGAAACTATGAACTGAGTTGTGAAATGCCGTCTGTGCTCCTCAGGTGTTTCCCTGCACCTGTAAAAATCAGTTCAAGGGTCCACGCTGAGTGGAGCTAACAGATGAACTGGTTTTACTCTGCTCTGTACTTTGTCCTTCAGTTCCTACCACTGCAGGAACCGGCAGCGAGACCACCGGAGTCGCCATCTTTGACTATGAGCCTCTGAAGGCCAAAACCGGTAAAAAATGGAATTTATTCACTTCACTGATTGGTGACATCGCAGAGTTCATttgagctgtgattggctgtctgTGTTCAGGTATCGCCAGCAGGGCCATCAGACCAACACTGGGCATCGTGGACCCGATGCACACACTGAGCATGCCCGAGAGAGTCGCCGCCAACAGCGGCTTCGACGTGCTCTGGTCGGTTTTCTTCTTTACCGACAAcagtttgtacattttaatgaaGTGCAGTTGTTTAATGTTCATATTTAAAGTAAGATGAGCTGTGAGACAGACAACAAATGGAGCTGATCTGAAGTCAGTTTAAAGTTGAGCATTGATGTTAAAGGTAACGACGGCACGTTTTGCTTCTCAGGTGTGCAGTCGCGTTCAGGCAACGCGTTGATTCACGAGGAGCAGAAATAAGCTCAGTGCATTTTAGCGTTTCTGGCTCATAATTCATCTGTAGCTCCTGTTTGGGGGGCGTCGGAAGGCCGCGTGGGTGGGACTCGTGCACGTCCTCACTTCGTCTCCGTGTGAACGTGTGGTTTTAAAGGCATCGCCGCAGCCCACCTGTCTGTCAGGTGAAGGCTGGTTGGACACGTTGACGTGATTCCAGCCTTTCACCCACCGCAGTATCATCCTGAGgttaactttaacttaactgCTTTTACGAGGGACTGAAGTCTGAAAACATAAAGGATGGAGACAGATGGACTCACAGTCCAGAGTCCAGCAGAACCGACTGAACCTCAACACGTGTCACAAATCATTAatactgtgaaatactgtaaagTCCTCCGTCTTGTTATCCTGTGAAACGACAGATCTGACTAACgcgttgttttgttttgttgttaaactgctgaaaatttcttttgctcttagtttttcaaggttttctttcaaaatttttacttcattttacttatttaatttaattctatTTTCTTAGTTATTCAgtgatttcaaaataatttttaaaataaaggtattttttgttttgttttcaatcatttttattttgtttttattttatagttgaatttcattaattttattatagcttttattgcttttcataattaatttttttttggaggattttattttttaattttagttttttgccTTAATTTGCCTTCATGAGGGtttaatgtcagaaatgtttttatgagtgaataaagaaaataaacactgaaactggCTGGAGGACAACCGACACAATCAggtgtgtctgttttatttccGTCAGTCATGCTCTGGAGTCGTACACCGCGCTGCCTTACAGCCAGAGGAGCCCCTGCCCCCCGAACCCCATCAACCGGCCGGCCTACCAGGGCAGCAACCCCATCAGCGACGTGTGGTCCCGTCACGCCCTCAACGTAGTCGCCAAGTACATGAAACGGTAAAGAAGGTTTAAGGCGTGTCTGAAATTGTGCAGAATCACACCTCCAGTGAATGAAGCCCAACTAAATCTGCTGTTTGCTCTGATCGATCAATGGATCGATTGATTGATTACAGGGCGGTGCGGGACCCAGAGGATCTGGAGGCTCGGTCCAGCATGCACCTGGCCAGCGTGTTTGCCGGCATCGGCTTTGGAAACGCTGGTGTTCATCTCTGGTGAGAGACGGAAAGCCGAAGAGAAAAACGTTATGTTATTTAGTCGGTTTTACAGGTGGTCGCCATTTGACCCTCGTGAAACACAGATCATACATTAGAAAACCCTGACATATAATAATCCATGAATTTATCT
This portion of the Scatophagus argus isolate fScaArg1 chromosome 13, fScaArg1.pri, whole genome shotgun sequence genome encodes:
- the trim55a gene encoding tripartite motif-containing protein 55a isoform X1 encodes the protein MESLEKQLICPICLEMFTKPVVILPCQHNLCRKCANDVFQASNPYLSTRSGSTVTSGGRFRCPSCRHEVVLDRHGVYGLQRNLLVENIIDMYKQGNSSRPVPEVRPQQPMCEHHEEEKINIYCVTCSVPTCSLCKVFGAHKDCGVAPLDSVFQSQKAELTDCVSMLVGNNERIQAIISQLEETCRAVNENGRRQKSKVCEMFDHLYALLEERKGEMILRINAEQEEKLDYIRGLRKKHGEHLENTAKLLETAIQTLDESEMAVFLQTTKPLLQKIVEGTDMSHLDKVQHGYEKMEHFTANFDQQRRALMSVDFIKLDEDDDGEDEGVEVRGTTAESQTAEQHAAGPSANQQPPLSLVQLSAPPPQRPNEAPPTTTTQTKSPVLSSASQAPPPLPTASPTPQVRSDQQGEPEDKDGPKHVFSFSWLNQK
- the trim55a gene encoding tripartite motif-containing protein 55a isoform X2; its protein translation is MESLEKQLICPICLEMFTKPVVILPCQHNLCRKCANDVFQASNPYLSTRSGSTVTSGGRFRCPSCRHEVVLDRHGVYGLQRNLLVENIIDMYKQGNSSRPVPEVRPQQPMCEHHEEEKINIYCVTCSVPTCSLCKVFGAHKDCGVAPLDSVFQSQKAELTDCVSMLVGNNERIQAIISQLEETCRAVNTTKPLLQKIVEGTDMSHLDKVQHGYEKMEHFTANFDQQRRALMSVDFIKLDEDDDGEDEGVEVRGTTAESQTAEQHAAGPSANQQPPLSLVQLSAPPPQRPNEAPPTTTTQTKSPVLSSASQAPPPLPTASPTPQVRSDQQGEPEDKDGPKHVFSFSWLNQK
- the LOC124069761 gene encoding corticoliberin-1-like — its product is MKLSVLVWAAALLAAFLPGPADGRPVDAPTSHRLLLPRPLLFHLGEEFSLRLGGGGGSSAVAAAPDLLSSSSSSSSSAAVNWALLQLTQRLLQAGAEQQDEVEDAEEKGKRSEEPPISLDLTFHLLREVLEMARAEQIAQQADSNRKMMDTFGK
- the adhfe1 gene encoding hydroxyacid-oxoacid transhydrogenase, mitochondrial: MAGRDRVVHLLRQLERAACRCPAHSNTFHRGAGAAACSVRTTDYAFEMASSNIRYGEGVSREIGMDLQNLGARNVCLMTDKNLSLLPPVKAVLESLAENGVKYKVFDNVRVEPTDSSFKEAIAFAKNDSFDVFVAVGGGSVIDTCKAANLYSCHPDADFLDFVNAPIGKGKPITGALKPLIAVPTTAGTGSETTGVAIFDYEPLKAKTGIASRAIRPTLGIVDPMHTLSMPERVAANSGFDVLCHALESYTALPYSQRSPCPPNPINRPAYQGSNPISDVWSRHALNVVAKYMKRAVRDPEDLEARSSMHLASVFAGIGFGNAGVHLCHGMSYPIAGNVKTHSAKGYSVEHPLVPHGLSVVLTSPAVFNFTAPMCPERHLEAAEILGADIRQVKREDAGAILADTLRQFLFDLQVEDGLEAVGYSKDDIPALVKGTIPQERVTKLSPRGHTEDDLSRLFEASMKLY